One window of Candidatus Woesearchaeota archaeon genomic DNA carries:
- a CDS encoding NAD(P)H-hydrate dehydratase, whose product MKYISGNSLRLPKRKKDSKKGDNGKVLVIGGSEQYVGALALAGMAALRSGADWVTVIAPEKVGWAVNCLSPDLVVQKYKSAYFRKKHVSHFLAAESKYDVVLLGNGIGRKSDKFVRSYAKQSKKPMVIDADAIRALSLEDVNNSIITPHKKEFATLMKNSQVSSGEVLQKSLRNNVIILKGKTDQIMYKGEILYNKTGNAGMTKAGTGDVLAGLAAGFYAQAKNALEAAKLAAYYNGLIGDILLKRKKGFTYLASDMVNEIKRVCN is encoded by the coding sequence ATGAAATACATTTCCGGGAACAGCCTCAGACTGCCGAAAAGAAAAAAGGATTCGAAAAAAGGCGATAACGGAAAAGTGCTTGTCATAGGCGGCTCTGAGCAGTATGTGGGTGCTTTGGCATTAGCCGGAATGGCTGCCTTAAGGTCTGGTGCAGACTGGGTCACAGTTATAGCCCCCGAAAAAGTGGGCTGGGCGGTCAACTGCCTGTCTCCTGACTTGGTTGTCCAGAAATATAAGTCAGCTTATTTCAGGAAGAAGCATGTCAGCCATTTTCTTGCAGCAGAATCAAAGTATGACGTTGTCTTGCTCGGGAACGGCATCGGCAGGAAATCAGATAAGTTTGTCCGCTCCTACGCAAAGCAGTCCAAGAAGCCCATGGTTATAGATGCAGATGCAATCAGGGCATTATCCCTAGAAGATGTTAATAATTCTATTATTACCCCCCATAAAAAAGAGTTTGCCACATTGATGAAGAATTCGCAGGTAAGCTCAGGCGAAGTGCTGCAGAAAAGCCTGCGCAATAATGTGATAATACTTAAGGGAAAGACAGACCAGATAATGTACAAAGGGGAAATCCTTTACAACAAGACAGGCAATGCAGGCATGACAAAGGCAGGAACTGGAGATGTATTGGCAGGATTGGCTGCCGGCTTCTATGCGCAGGCTAAAAATGCTCTGGAAGCCGCTAAACTGGCTGCTTACTATAACGGACTGATAGGGGATATCCTGCTGAAAAGAAAGAAAGGCTTTACTTACCTGGCAAGCGATATGGTAAATGAGATAAAAAGGGTTTGTAATTAG
- a CDS encoding DUF814 domain-containing protein: MTQIELYLEKSVEQNASAYFNKAKKARKKIEGAKEAVKKHEKKLKKLEKEKEAEKEEYERNKPQKKLKKEWYEKFRWFFSSEGFLVIGGRDATTNEIIIKKHTSDNDIVFHTDLAGSPFFVVKTEGREAGEKTLKETADATVTFSRVFKLGQSSSPVFWVRPEQVSKEAQAGEYLTKGAFMIRGKTNYIDNKINLAVGKLEDGRLMAGPTEAVKKHCREFMILEQGDEKSSKAAKKIRARLGGSLDDIIRILPAGGISVKK; encoded by the coding sequence ATGACTCAAATCGAGCTTTATCTTGAAAAATCAGTTGAACAGAACGCTTCTGCATATTTCAACAAGGCAAAGAAGGCAAGGAAAAAGATAGAAGGCGCAAAAGAGGCTGTAAAGAAGCATGAGAAAAAGCTGAAGAAGCTTGAAAAGGAGAAGGAAGCGGAAAAAGAGGAATATGAGAGGAATAAGCCGCAGAAAAAGCTAAAAAAGGAATGGTATGAGAAGTTCAGGTGGTTTTTCTCTTCAGAGGGATTCTTAGTCATAGGCGGGAGGGACGCTACAACAAATGAGATAATAATAAAGAAGCACACATCAGATAATGATATAGTATTTCATACTGATTTAGCCGGCTCTCCTTTCTTTGTTGTAAAGACAGAAGGCAGGGAAGCAGGGGAAAAAACACTTAAAGAAACAGCAGATGCCACTGTCACCTTTTCCAGGGTGTTTAAGCTGGGGCAGAGCTCTTCGCCGGTATTTTGGGTAAGGCCTGAGCAGGTAAGCAAGGAAGCGCAGGCAGGGGAATACTTAACAAAAGGAGCTTTCATGATAAGGGGGAAGACTAATTATATCGACAATAAAATCAATCTTGCTGTAGGCAAACTGGAAGACGGAAGGCTTATGGCTGGCCCGACAGAAGCTGTGAAAAAGCACTGCAGGGAATTTATGATTTTAGAGCAGGGCGATGAAAAGAGCTCTAAAGCAGCGAAGAAGATAAGGGCTAGATTAGGAGGCAGTTTGGATGACATAATAAGGATACTGCCTGCGGGGGGGATTAGTGTTAAGAAGTAA
- the manB gene encoding phosphomannomutase/phosphoglucomutase (converts mannose-6-phosphate to mannose-1-phosphate; the resulting product is then converted to GDP-mannose by ManC which is then used in the synthesis of mannose-containing glycoconjugates that are important for mediating entry into host cells), with the protein MGIFKAYDIRGLYPEEINEKVMEKIGKAFADFISGKKIAVGYDMRLSSRSLFEAFAKGVISQGKDVIDFGLTSTPMSYFACNFLNADGCAMITASHNPKEYNGVKFTREKAIPVSGDTGIKEIEEKVANSDFKDVSGQGKIEKKDVKEAYKKHLLSFVKDVKGLKVVVDCANGMGSQDFSLIKRGIGVDVIPLYFELDGKFPNHDANPMKEGAVDKLKETVLKEKADLGIAFDGDADRVFFVDDRGNLVASDFITALIAEEILKEHKGEAILYDLRSSWIVPEVIEHSGGNCKMSRVGHSFIKQMMREENGIFAGELSGHFYFRENYFTDSGVIAAIWVLNYLSAKGKNLSELIKPLKRYYATGEINSKVEDKEKKIEELKEKYKEGEISLLDGIRVDFDDWWFNVRPSNTESLLRLNLEAKTKEKMEEKRDEVLSVIRAN; encoded by the coding sequence ATGGGCATATTCAAAGCTTATGATATAAGGGGATTGTATCCTGAAGAGATAAATGAAAAAGTGATGGAGAAGATAGGTAAGGCTTTTGCTGACTTCATTTCCGGGAAGAAGATTGCTGTCGGCTATGATATGAGGCTGTCTTCAAGGTCGCTTTTTGAGGCTTTTGCAAAAGGGGTTATCTCGCAGGGAAAAGATGTAATTGATTTTGGCTTAACAAGCACGCCGATGAGCTATTTTGCATGCAATTTTCTCAATGCTGACGGCTGCGCCATGATAACTGCTTCGCATAACCCCAAAGAGTACAATGGTGTGAAGTTTACAAGGGAGAAGGCAATTCCTGTTTCGGGTGACACGGGAATTAAGGAGATAGAGGAGAAAGTTGCCAATAGTGATTTCAAGGATGTTTCCGGGCAGGGGAAAATAGAGAAAAAAGATGTGAAAGAAGCGTATAAGAAGCATCTTCTTTCCTTTGTGAAGGATGTAAAAGGGCTGAAAGTTGTTGTTGACTGTGCTAATGGCATGGGCAGCCAGGATTTTTCCCTGATAAAGAGGGGGATTGGTGTTGATGTTATCCCGCTTTATTTTGAGCTTGATGGAAAGTTTCCTAACCATGATGCCAATCCTATGAAAGAGGGGGCAGTGGATAAGCTGAAGGAGACTGTGTTGAAAGAGAAAGCTGACTTGGGAATAGCGTTTGACGGTGATGCTGACAGGGTCTTTTTTGTGGATGACAGGGGCAATTTAGTTGCGTCTGACTTTATTACAGCGCTTATAGCAGAGGAAATTTTAAAGGAGCATAAGGGAGAAGCCATACTCTATGACTTAAGGAGCAGCTGGATCGTGCCTGAGGTTATTGAGCATAGCGGCGGAAACTGCAAGATGAGCAGGGTAGGGCATAGCTTTATCAAGCAGATGATGCGTGAAGAGAATGGAATATTTGCTGGAGAATTAAGCGGACACTTCTATTTCCGGGAGAATTATTTCACTGATTCCGGGGTGATAGCTGCAATATGGGTGCTTAACTATCTTTCTGCTAAAGGGAAGAATCTGTCTGAGCTGATCAAGCCTCTGAAAAGATATTATGCTACAGGGGAGATCAATTCCAAGGTTGAAGACAAGGAGAAGAAGATCGAGGAACTAAAAGAGAAGTATAAAGAAGGCGAAATCTCTTTGCTGGACGGTATTCGGGTTGATTTTGATGACTGGTGGTTTAATGTTCGGCCTTCTAATACTGAATCTTTGCTTAGATTAAATTTGGAAGCAAAGACAAAGGAGAAGATGGAAGAGAAACGTGATGAGGTTCTTTCTGTGATACGTGCCAATTGA
- a CDS encoding glycosyltransferase — protein MKIYYASQSFYPHIGGVSTYLLNLAREMVKRGNDVVEIHLRPSGEEGVDEIEGIKVHRVPKMPLDKKVLTGYSKFKEAVYTESHYHKKEFKRPVQHMTGYKQFNQINEYFGEEIKEHLENNPADIVHIHDFQLLFSYKYIPRGMALVFTWHIPFIEDMSKYLSEFLVKHLKEYDKVIFSSQEYIDAAVKAGFPRKKAVLIHPIANTNLFRKMEIDKDSVRKKYKLPVRAKIIMCVQRVDPKSGHEQLVKAMPLVLKKVPDAKLVFVGGKSMSSKLSKDRQILTENIEKMITDYGLSKNVIFTGNIEYHILPEVYNAADLVALCSKNEGFGLSVTEGMACNNPIVGTKVGGIPLQVKDGANGFLVDVGDYKETAKKIVQILENSQLRNKMASKSLEIVNEKFRMEIGIEKHQALYNDVIKDKDEFHKIEYLNLEYFKAIITDMDRTITDGPAKMEFDPKDFDAELFRELKKLKIDLFLSTGRILKYVKRLCKKFKIWRCVVAENGAVLYFPRTKKTISINTSYMKKARKIIRELDLPGTTIGEIITSNRYSDRPFIEKMLGSLTQNLRMVKNVDELMTLPKGVDKGLGLRLAMLYLNIDFEKTIVVGDGENDIEMFLNPGFKIALSNAHPKLKKLANQITDNPQTKGIREIIEKLQK, from the coding sequence ATGAAAATCTATTACGCGAGCCAGTCTTTCTATCCGCATATCGGGGGGGTTTCGACCTATCTTCTCAATCTTGCCAGGGAAATGGTAAAGAGGGGAAATGACGTTGTTGAAATACACCTGAGGCCTTCAGGCGAGGAAGGCGTGGATGAGATCGAGGGAATAAAAGTCCACAGAGTCCCAAAGATGCCTTTAGACAAGAAAGTGCTGACAGGCTATAGCAAATTCAAGGAAGCTGTATATACTGAATCCCATTATCATAAAAAGGAATTCAAAAGGCCTGTACAGCACATGACCGGATACAAGCAGTTCAACCAGATAAATGAGTATTTTGGCGAGGAAATAAAGGAGCATCTTGAAAATAATCCTGCAGATATCGTGCACATACATGATTTCCAGCTCCTGTTTTCCTATAAATACATCCCAAGAGGGATGGCCCTGGTTTTTACATGGCATATACCCTTTATTGAAGACATGTCCAAATACCTGTCAGAGTTTCTTGTAAAGCATTTAAAAGAATACGATAAGGTAATTTTTTCATCACAAGAATATATCGACGCAGCAGTTAAGGCAGGGTTTCCAAGAAAAAAGGCTGTATTAATCCACCCTATCGCAAACACAAACCTTTTCAGGAAAATGGAGATAGATAAAGACTCAGTAAGAAAAAAATACAAGCTGCCTGTCAGGGCAAAGATTATCATGTGCGTACAGAGAGTCGACCCTAAATCAGGCCATGAGCAGCTGGTAAAGGCAATGCCGCTGGTTTTGAAGAAAGTGCCTGATGCAAAGCTGGTTTTTGTGGGCGGCAAGTCGATGAGCAGCAAATTATCCAAGGACAGGCAGATTTTGACAGAAAATATCGAGAAGATGATAACAGATTACGGGCTGTCAAAAAATGTCATTTTCACCGGAAACATTGAATACCATATCCTGCCGGAAGTCTATAATGCAGCTGACTTAGTGGCATTATGCTCGAAAAATGAGGGATTCGGGCTTTCGGTTACAGAGGGTATGGCCTGCAATAACCCAATTGTCGGAACAAAAGTAGGGGGCATTCCGCTGCAGGTGAAGGACGGGGCAAACGGTTTTTTGGTGGATGTGGGCGATTACAAAGAAACCGCTAAAAAAATAGTTCAAATCCTTGAAAACAGCCAATTAAGGAATAAAATGGCCTCTAAGTCTTTAGAGATTGTAAACGAAAAATTCAGGATGGAAATTGGAATAGAAAAGCACCAGGCGCTGTACAATGACGTAATCAAGGACAAGGATGAATTCCACAAGATTGAATACCTGAATTTGGAGTATTTTAAGGCAATCATAACTGATATGGACCGCACTATAACTGACGGCCCGGCAAAAATGGAATTTGATCCGAAAGACTTTGATGCTGAATTATTCAGGGAACTGAAGAAATTAAAGATCGACTTATTTCTGTCGACTGGAAGGATTTTGAAATACGTGAAAAGGCTCTGCAAGAAATTCAAGATATGGAGATGTGTTGTGGCTGAAAACGGGGCAGTGCTTTATTTCCCCAGAACCAAGAAGACAATTTCGATAAACACAAGCTACATGAAAAAGGCCAGAAAAATAATCAGGGAACTGGACCTGCCCGGAACAACAATAGGTGAAATAATTACCAGCAACCGCTACTCAGACAGGCCGTTCATTGAAAAAATGCTGGGAAGCCTGACCCAGAACCTGCGTATGGTAAAAAATGTAGATGAGCTTATGACGCTCCCAAAGGGAGTGGACAAGGGCCTGGGCTTAAGGCTTGCAATGCTTTACCTGAATATTGATTTCGAGAAGACAATTGTTGTGGGCGACGGGGAGAATGATATTGAGATGTTTTTAAATCCTGGTTTTAAAATAGCGCTAAGCAATGCACACCCAAAGCTGAAAAAGCTGGCCAACCAGATTACAGATAACCCGCAGACCAAAGGCATAAGGGAAATAATTGAAAAGCTGCAGAAGTAG
- a CDS encoding glycosyltransferase, translating into MIPKLSSYQRIVGKEVIKRIRKSAENLHGKHVVHINSTAMGGGVAEILNTLVFLMNDLNIDTGWRILLGSQSFFKITKGIHNSLQGKEWKMSNNKKKIYLDYCRRNAIINHISDHDMIIIHDPQPLGMVASYDKKTKWIWRCHIDLSHPHQPTMDFFRPFIRKYDAVVTSSPKYYVRKVKKPQFIIHPSIDPLSAKNTRLSHEKAKKILSSHGIDLDKPVVSQISRFDPWKDPFGVIRMYEKIKKKADCKLILMGNMAHDDPQGPKIYQKVVNMAEKVKGVQLITDASDIVVNALQQEAHLLFQNSIREGFALTVSEALWKRTPVIGRPVGGIPYQIIDGKTGYLIRSIDAGAKKAARLLKNDALRARMGEAGREHVRKNFLITRHLEDYINLFNRFYPPPRLDD; encoded by the coding sequence ATGATTCCTAAATTAAGCAGCTACCAAAGGATAGTGGGCAAGGAAGTAATAAAAAGAATAAGGAAAAGTGCGGAAAATCTCCATGGAAAGCATGTTGTGCACATAAATTCTACTGCTATGGGCGGCGGAGTAGCTGAAATCCTGAACACACTGGTCTTCTTAATGAACGACCTTAATATAGACACCGGATGGAGAATACTCTTAGGAAGCCAGTCATTCTTTAAGATAACAAAAGGCATCCATAATTCCCTGCAGGGCAAGGAATGGAAGATGAGCAACAACAAGAAAAAAATCTACCTTGATTACTGCCGCAGGAACGCTATAATAAACCACATCTCTGATCATGACATGATAATTATTCACGATCCTCAGCCGCTGGGCATGGTAGCTTCCTATGACAAGAAAACCAAATGGATATGGAGGTGCCATATAGATTTATCCCATCCACACCAGCCGACAATGGATTTTTTCAGGCCTTTTATCAGGAAATATGACGCTGTAGTTACTTCTTCCCCGAAATACTATGTCAGGAAAGTCAAAAAGCCACAATTTATCATACACCCAAGCATAGACCCGCTGTCTGCAAAGAACACCCGCCTGAGTCATGAAAAGGCAAAGAAAATTCTTTCAAGTCATGGCATTGACTTAGACAAGCCTGTAGTATCGCAGATATCCAGATTTGACCCATGGAAAGACCCTTTCGGCGTAATAAGGATGTACGAGAAAATAAAGAAAAAGGCAGACTGTAAGCTTATCCTGATGGGAAACATGGCCCATGACGATCCCCAGGGACCGAAAATCTACCAGAAAGTTGTCAATATGGCTGAAAAAGTAAAGGGTGTGCAGTTAATAACAGATGCAAGCGACATAGTTGTCAATGCGCTCCAGCAGGAAGCGCACCTTCTTTTCCAGAATTCCATAAGGGAAGGCTTTGCTTTGACTGTTTCTGAAGCGCTTTGGAAGCGCACACCTGTAATAGGCAGGCCTGTAGGCGGAATCCCTTACCAGATTATCGACGGAAAAACAGGTTATCTGATAAGAAGCATCGATGCAGGCGCAAAAAAAGCAGCCAGGCTGCTGAAGAATGATGCTCTAAGGGCAAGGATGGGCGAGGCAGGCAGGGAGCATGTCAGGAAGAATTTCCTCATAACCAGGCACCTTGAAGATTACATTAATCTTTTTAACCGCTTCTATCCTCCGCCGAGGCTGGATGATTAG
- the prs gene encoding ribose-phosphate diphosphokinase yields MIVIGCSHGRHIAGEIAKKAKRRYAELLVERFPDNELHIKFKAHLVKNKRVVLIQSFYDDIDSCLIEVMFAARTAKELGASSVTLMAPYFPYMRQDKMFDYGEVVSVHVLGEILSKIIDNIYILDPHLHREKTLGHIFSVPAHKLSANPIIAEYIRTVKKPLIVGPDWESYKWARKTAEIADCESTILLKDRHTARNVDVKFQENVNAKGRNIILIDDMISTGNTLIKTIKKLKKLGAAKITCIAVHGIFVENALDKIKRTGAKVFTCNSIPNKAAKIDVSELFAEKIDDIPNSLQKYGRKKKR; encoded by the coding sequence ATGATAGTAATCGGCTGCTCGCACGGCAGGCATATTGCAGGAGAGATTGCAAAGAAAGCAAAGAGAAGATATGCTGAACTATTGGTTGAGAGGTTTCCTGACAATGAGCTGCATATCAAGTTTAAGGCGCATCTGGTTAAGAACAAGAGGGTAGTTTTAATACAGTCTTTTTATGATGATATAGATTCCTGCCTGATAGAGGTTATGTTCGCTGCAAGGACAGCTAAGGAGCTGGGGGCTTCTTCTGTAACATTGATGGCGCCTTATTTTCCCTACATGAGGCAGGACAAGATGTTTGATTATGGGGAAGTTGTTTCGGTGCATGTCCTGGGAGAGATTCTTTCGAAGATAATCGATAATATCTATATACTCGATCCCCATTTACACAGGGAGAAGACATTGGGGCACATATTCTCTGTTCCTGCGCATAAGCTGAGCGCGAATCCCATTATTGCAGAATATATCAGAACTGTAAAAAAGCCGCTGATAGTAGGGCCTGACTGGGAATCGTATAAATGGGCGCGAAAGACAGCGGAGATAGCGGACTGTGAGTCGACCATATTGCTGAAAGATAGGCATACTGCAAGGAATGTGGATGTTAAGTTCCAGGAGAATGTTAATGCAAAGGGCAGGAACATTATTTTAATAGACGACATGATATCAACAGGCAATACACTGATAAAGACCATCAAGAAGCTTAAGAAGCTGGGGGCTGCAAAGATCACATGCATTGCTGTGCACGGAATATTCGTGGAGAATGCTTTGGATAAAATAAAAAGAACCGGCGCTAAAGTTTTTACATGCAATTCCATCCCAAATAAGGCTGCAAAGATTGATGTTTCTGAATTATTCGCTGAGAAGATTGATGATATACCTAACAGCCTGCAGAAATACGGAAGGAAGAAGAAAAGATAA
- a CDS encoding DUF1893 domain-containing protein: protein MKPDFEKYSLALIKNNKVVYSSDKPGLRPLVNCIAKNKEKKDCALHDKVIGLAAAKLVFNSGIAEKIVTSIISKPAFDFLKDKLVVEYDEIVKNILNTERKVICPMEKKALELDEASFLRHVNKIFNQE, encoded by the coding sequence ATGAAGCCTGATTTTGAAAAATATTCTTTAGCATTAATCAAAAACAATAAGGTAGTCTATTCTTCAGACAAACCGGGCTTAAGACCTCTTGTCAACTGTATAGCTAAAAATAAGGAAAAAAAGGATTGCGCTCTTCATGATAAGGTTATAGGATTGGCAGCCGCTAAATTAGTCTTTAATTCAGGTATTGCTGAGAAAATTGTAACAAGTATTATTTCAAAGCCTGCTTTTGACTTTCTGAAAGATAAGCTTGTTGTTGAATATGATGAAATAGTCAAAAACATCCTCAACACAGAAAGAAAAGTTATCTGCCCTATGGAGAAGAAAGCACTGGAACTCGATGAAGCTTCTTTTTTGAGACATGTGAACAAGATATTTAATCAAGAATAA
- a CDS encoding DUF4430 domain-containing protein, producing the protein MELEGKNVLEYLQEKHDVRISGKQLTCIDDVCAKKGFWWKFFVNDKLILSSADRYYPKNGDIILLDYGDEE; encoded by the coding sequence GTGGAGCTTGAAGGAAAAAATGTGTTGGAATATCTTCAGGAAAAACACGATGTAAGGATATCCGGAAAGCAGCTTACATGCATAGATGATGTCTGCGCAAAAAAAGGCTTTTGGTGGAAATTTTTTGTAAACGATAAGCTTATTTTAAGCTCGGCTGATAGGTATTATCCAAAAAATGGGGATATAATCTTATTAGATTATGGTGATGAAGAATGA
- a CDS encoding TIGR00289 family protein, which produces MKIAALVSGGKDSLFAAYKAGREHELVSLLSVKSENPHSYMFHTPNIDLVELQAHAIGIPLVVRKTKGEKEKELKDLKQIIQKAGQEYKIQGIVTGALFSQYQKQRIDNICRELNLKSLAPLWRMDPEQEMKELIKNNFKIIFSSIAAYGFDSSWLGRTITGKDIDRLVELNKKYRINIAGEGGEFESLVLDCPLFTKKLVIRDSKIIEEDKHTAKISIRKAELKKKTF; this is translated from the coding sequence ATGAAAATTGCAGCATTAGTCTCAGGAGGCAAAGATTCGCTCTTTGCCGCATACAAAGCAGGAAGAGAGCATGAGTTAGTAAGTTTGCTGTCAGTTAAGTCAGAAAACCCCCATTCTTATATGTTCCACACACCCAATATCGATTTGGTCGAATTGCAGGCACATGCCATAGGAATCCCTTTGGTTGTACGGAAAACAAAGGGAGAAAAAGAAAAAGAGCTCAAAGACCTAAAACAAATAATACAAAAAGCAGGGCAGGAATATAAAATTCAAGGCATTGTTACAGGCGCATTATTCTCGCAATACCAAAAACAAAGGATAGATAACATCTGCAGGGAATTAAACCTGAAATCACTAGCTCCGCTGTGGCGCATGGACCCGGAGCAGGAAATGAAGGAACTAATAAAAAATAATTTTAAAATTATATTCTCCAGCATAGCAGCTTACGGATTTGATAGCTCATGGTTGGGAAGAACAATAACCGGCAAAGACATAGATAGGTTAGTCGAATTAAATAAAAAATACAGGATAAACATTGCCGGCGAAGGCGGAGAGTTTGAATCCCTTGTTCTTGATTGCCCCCTTTTCACGAAAAAGCTCGTAATAAGAGACTCAAAGATAATTGAAGAAGATAAGCATACTGCCAAAATAAGCATCAGGAAAGCGGAATTGAAAAAGAAAACCTTTTAA
- a CDS encoding ZIP family metal transporter — MTVWFNTIFSVLIVSLISLIGIITFALKAKKMNNIALFLVSFAAGSLFGGAFIHLLPESAEEMGFGIEVSLYALLGIVIFFLLENVIHWRHCHIPTSEEHPHPFGLMNLVGDGFHNLIDGMVIAASYMASVQLGIATTLAVILHEIPQEIGDFGVLIHAGYSKVKALFFNFLSALTAILGAIIVLFLGSGFESFTLALLPFTAGGFIYIAGSDLIPELKKACYPLSRVALQFLALILGIAVMLLLAFLEF, encoded by the coding sequence ATGACAGTCTGGTTCAACACTATATTCAGCGTATTGATAGTCAGCCTGATTTCTTTAATAGGAATAATAACCTTTGCCCTGAAAGCAAAGAAGATGAACAATATTGCGCTTTTCCTGGTCAGCTTCGCAGCCGGCTCTTTGTTTGGCGGAGCATTCATACACCTACTTCCTGAATCAGCAGAGGAAATGGGATTCGGAATTGAAGTATCGTTATATGCCTTGCTGGGCATAGTAATATTTTTTCTGCTTGAGAATGTCATTCACTGGCGCCACTGCCATATCCCTACTTCAGAAGAGCATCCGCATCCATTTGGCTTAATGAACCTTGTGGGCGACGGATTCCATAATCTCATAGACGGCATGGTTATTGCAGCATCCTACATGGCTTCTGTGCAGCTGGGAATAGCTACAACACTCGCAGTTATATTGCATGAGATACCCCAGGAAATAGGGGATTTCGGGGTGCTTATCCATGCAGGATATTCAAAAGTCAAGGCGCTTTTCTTTAATTTCTTGTCAGCTTTGACTGCCATTTTAGGAGCAATTATTGTTCTTTTCCTGGGCTCGGGTTTTGAGAGCTTCACTCTGGCTCTTCTTCCTTTTACAGCAGGAGGCTTCATCTACATAGCAGGCTCGGATCTTATACCCGAACTGAAGAAAGCCTGCTATCCTCTCTCCAGGGTGGCGCTGCAGTTTTTAGCGCTGATTTTAGGCATAGCTGTTATGCTGCTTCTGGCATTTTTAGAATTCTGA
- a CDS encoding GNAT family N-acetyltransferase: MEIKIRRAAMEDFEGLKKIKLLSKKEEFRYSGAIRLIEDNKEDYFNYLKKDIKYINRGLFIVVKGKKIVGMILAQYFKPLPISKYSRKGYISNLYILKEYRKKGLGGKLIETALDWLKNNKTKHVSLEIHVDNKKALQLYRKFGFKDYTVKLSKEL; this comes from the coding sequence ATGGAAATTAAAATTCGAAGGGCAGCTATGGAAGATTTTGAAGGCCTGAAGAAAATTAAATTGCTTTCAAAAAAAGAGGAATTCCGGTACAGTGGCGCGATCAGGCTTATTGAGGACAATAAAGAAGATTATTTCAATTACCTTAAGAAAGACATAAAGTATATCAACCGCGGATTATTTATAGTTGTCAAAGGCAAGAAGATAGTCGGCATGATACTTGCACAATATTTTAAGCCATTACCTATATCAAAATATAGCAGGAAAGGGTATATCAGCAATCTATATATTTTGAAAGAATACAGAAAAAAAGGGCTGGGTGGAAAGCTTATTGAAACTGCTTTAGATTGGCTTAAGAACAATAAGACAAAGCATGTTTCTTTGGAGATTCACGTGGATAATAAAAAAGCACTGCAATTATATAGAAAGTTTGGATTTAAGGATTATACTGTCAAGTTGAGCAAAGAGCTATAG